The following is a genomic window from Calliphora vicina chromosome 5, idCalVici1.1, whole genome shotgun sequence.
tttaaagtgacactaacactatttttgtttttggatgTTTTTCTACAATTATTCTGGCcagcatttgttgttttttacacATTTCTTTCATTAGCAACATTTCAGTGTATTAAATAATTGTGATTATCGATTAAATGACATTttgatgtttaattttaaaagcacttttttaggtttttcgaattttatttgtaaaataaaagagctgaagaattttgttttacttgattttcgaCTTCTTAATTACACACATTACGCGTCGCCATCTTGCTTTATTTTTGCCCTACTTGACATTTACAGAGTTGTATTTGGTAGAATGGTAACTTGGCATTACTTTTATGGTGTACTGCCTTGCCATTTGCGAGTTACTCTTTGAACTGTATTACCATGAAATAgctgttttaatttatttgtgtacATTTGCATAACAGTGttgtaaattaagtttttagttTAAGCGCTAATAAACTCTAAACAagcgttttttaatttaaatggggcttaaaattgcttatatattttatttaaaatgggaGCTGTTCCAGTACTGGTCAAATTTTCAGGCTTTATATGAAATCGTTGCGGCActcaaattttcattataacaTATAAAACGAAAACctcattttcatttaatttttttattaatttaatttattaatgatgGAACTTGTTGTTGTAGGTAGTTTTTTAGAATGtttcaaaaacaaacattttattatggtgaaaaaattaattgtcgTTTTCGAATGAAAAAGTAATAGGTTCAATTATGAATGCATTTGTAATCAGTTTAAATATCTGATAAATGgttaaattgtaaatgtttaagaaataatatttgccgtaaatattttgtttttctttgctGGAACAAACAAATTCTAATTAATATAatctttttttatacttttgacttaaaagaaaattcaaaaattaaaatttcgttATACATTTTCGCGATTTTTACTCAGCCACATTTGACGATTTTATTGCTCTAAGTGATTGGCATCACTAAttacttttgtttttcatttgacATTGAGGTGGTATGTTTAAAGTCGCtggaatatttcatattttaaatacaaaattacaatttcaattaatttttcaatcatATTGCAAGCGTACGCTGTCAAAGTAATatctattttaataattttttacaattttttgtgtacttattaaaaaaaaatactaaacaaataaattagcattaaaacaacaacaatggctGGCCCACTACCTTTATTAACCACGGAAGCAGTTTACAAGAAATTGCAAGAATACTATAAAGCCAATGGAgataaaattaacattaaggaTTTATTTGCCCAAGATGCTGAACGTTTCAATAAATTCAGGTATGTAcccaaaaaattatagaattgagaagaaaaaaatgaaattttccaAGCCTCATCCTCCCCCCCACTAGACAACTGAAAAGTGTAGTAGTGTACcggttttttttgtcttttaataCCTATACTTTGTCTAGTGTTAACATTTAATCAGTGGCGATTATAAAACtgcatttctttttaaaatgtttgtttagtaTTAGTTGTTAGGAAAacgtaatttaattaaatatttgaattaatttaggGGTTACTGTCAAGGTCATTTAATATTGAACTTGCCCCACTATCATATCATATGGTTGGTATTGATAACAAAGTACATATACTCACTTTGTAATGTGTGTAtacctataaaataaaatcgaattgaaaaaaatattgtatgtatgtgtacatATTTTGTGTCCTTTGCTCatgatcaacaaaaaaaataaaaagtaatagTACAACACCATAGTAGCTGACGGCAGTGGGTTACTTTTACTTTCTCTAACCATGTAACAGCAGGGTCatataaatgtgtatttatagATACATATATGCATATATGAGGAAGCgtatgttttttaatacatatttataagttAGATATGTAAATttgctttacaaaaaaaaaattaactataacGTATGTAATACAATTCAAATGTTTGTTTCATAATTTGTTTGGTAATACCTTCATTTATTGAATCACTCATACCTTAACGGTCATTTTTATTCTTTGTTTTTGTCTTGTTATTCGTTAATCACTTTCCGTTTACATTGCCATTGTTACCAAGAATTTTATCGAtccttttaattatttgttgatATGGCAACTTTGTGTGTTATAAAACTGTTAATTAACAGTTTTTCACAgcttttaaattagaaaattttaactggttttttaaatacatacatgaaAGTAAGATTTGTAAATTAGGtttaaaacaatgaaaaataataattttttagcatgttttatttaatttccatttgtatatgtatatatagcacaaacaaaaataaatttggcaaacaaaattgccaattatattttatatacatatgctTTGTACCAAAAACGCTTACGCCCATCccagcatttttaagtaaattctcATAACAAAAGTTCGATGacgtacatacaaacatatatgtTTGGTCTTTCATACTTTCTAGAATATTATTgagtattttatgtatattattaatTGATaccattaaataaattattttttagaattgttctcagttttaattaaacttgtttttcacaaaaacaaGATACAAAAGCGGAATTTGATATCGATCgatatttcaatatacatatgtacttgaaatggaaatttagatcaatattgaaaatcgtaattaatttaaaaggttATTCATTCCTGCTCTCATTcgtcaaacaaattattttttttttatttaaattttttgttgtaataaGGCAAATGTAAAATGAACAGATCTCAAATTTGTAAAGTTAGTAAacattccaaaaattaaaaaaaaaaaattctatctaATCTTTTCAGCTTGCGCATCAGCACTCCCAAGGATGGTGATATTTTGCTAGATTATTCCAAAAATCGCATCACTCCTGAAGTATGGAGTATGCTTTTGGAATTGGCTAAAGTAAGACATGTAGCTGAGGCCCGTGATGCCATGATGTCGGGTGCTGCCATCAATATCACTGAAAATCGTGCTGTCTTACACATTGCATTGCGTAATCGTGGTGATCAGGAAATTTTGGTTGATGGCAAGAATGTTATGCCCGATGTACGCGCCGAATTGACCCACATGAAAGAGTTTACCAATCAGGTTATTTCTGGTGTATGGCGTGGTTTTACCGGCAAACAAATTACCGATGTTGTTAACATTGGTATTGGTGGCTCCGATTTGGGACCCCTTATGGTCACTGAAGCTTTGAAACCCTACTGCAAGGGTTTACACTCACATTTCGTGTCCAATATTGATGGTACTCATATGGCTGAGGTCCTAAAGAAGGTCAACTATGAGACTACATTGTTTATTATTGCTTCGAAGACTTTTACCACCCAAGAGACCATCACCAATGCCACATCGGCTAAGAATTGGTTGTTGGAACAAACTAAAGATGtaggtttttttgttattttgttaaaataaattgtaattttttgtatttctttgtgAATTTTAGCCTGCTGCTGTTGCCAAACATTTTGTAGCTTTGTCTACCAACAAAGCCAAGGTTACTGAATTTGGTATTGACAGCAAGAACATGTTTGGTTTCTGGGATTGGGTTGGTGGCCGTTATTCTCTATGGTCTGCCATTGGTTTGTCGATTTGCTTGTCTATTGGTTTTGAGAACTTTGAACAACTTTTGGAAGGTGCCCACTTTATGGACAATCACTTTAAAAATGCACCATTTGAGAAAAATGTAAGTacattatgttttattttttttttttaattcaaaatttcgaagttttaaaagatatatttAAAAGACTTGAAATTTGTCACTATATTTTGagatttcgaaaattcaaaacctgtcgaaatagaaaataaactttatttttgtaatatacaacaaaaacttAGCATTTTGCaatagataaaaaaatttcgaagttatgttcgaattttcgaacattgccAAAAAGGGCTAATTTTTAATGAAcaatcaaaataatattaataagtaggaaaaatttgagtttttgtggctaaattttatgttcgaaaatgtaaaacaagtcgaaatattaaataatctgtatttttcatatgtgcaacaaaatataaaacgatTGCAATGAAAAAcacaatttcgaaattaagttcgaattttcgaacattgtcAAAAACTGCTAATTTTAAATGTACAATCAAAATGACATTAATAAATAGAAACATTTTGAGTTTTGGTGGCTAaattttatgttcgaaaatgtAAAACTggtcaaaactcaaaataatttttaaaaaataaaacgattgcaatgaaaaactcaatttcgaaattaaattcgaattttcgaacattgccAAAAACTGCAAATTTTTAATGTACAATTAAAATTACATCAATAACTAGAaacattttgagtttttgtgtctaaattttatgttagaaaatgcaaaactggtcgaaattaaaaaaaaatatttttgttatgtacaactaacaataaaatgaaaaacacaattttgaaattgagttcgaattttcgaacataatcgAACAATAAATAGGGGTTTTTAATTTCATGTTCGAAATTTAATtccaattttcgaaaattgccAAAATgtgataatattaaatattacacTCATAATAACATTACAAAATAGCATACATTTAAGGTTTAGGGgttaaattttatgttcgaaaatataaaaatatcctAATAACCATTTGtacaagtttttgattttttatataaatttaagtaaatattataattaaacacTCAGGATTATTCtttgtaatatatattttattggccTACAGAGGCTTCATATGTTacgtgaaattaaataaataaataaaaataaataacaagaaactattttaaaaaattctctaaaaactttaaaattataacatttaTATCTCTTGTAGGCTCCCGTTATTTTAGCCGCTTTGGGCATTTGGTATTCCAACTTCTACAATGCTGAGACTCACGCACTATTGCCCTATGATCAGTACTTGCATCGTTTTGCCGCCTACTTCCAACAGGGCGATATGGAGAGCAACGGTAAATTTGTTACTAAAACCGGTTCCAAAGTAGTGGACTACAATACCGGACCAATTGTTTGGGGTGAACCTGGTACCAATGGTCAACACGCATTCTACCAGCTCATTCACCAGGGTACACGTTTGATTCCCTGCGATTTTATTGCCCCAGCTGAAACACAAAATCCCATTGCTGGCGGTGTGCACCATAAGATTTTGTTGGCCAACTTCTTGGCTCAAACCGAAGCTTTAATGGCTGGCAAAACCCCCGAACAGGCTAGAGCTGAATTGGTCAAGTCTGGCTTGTCGGGTGAGAAATTGGAACAGCTGTTGCCACACAAGGTATTCACTGGCAATCGTCCCACCAACTCCATTGTGGTGAAAAAAGTAACACCCTTCATTTTGGGTGCTTTAATTGgtgagtttaagtttttttttttttaaaaacgaattaaaattaattttttataaatttatttttgtttacagcCATGTATGAACACAAAATCTTTACCCAGGGTATTATTTGGGACATCAACTCCTTTGATCAATGGGGCGTTGAATTGGGCAAACAATTGGCCAAGGCTATTGAACCCGAATTGGCCAATAAGGATGTCGTTACTAGTCATGATGCCTCCACCAATGGTCTTATCAATTTCATCAAATCGAATTGGTCTTAAAAACCAAAACGATCATAAATCCTAACTAGTTCTCCAAGTACTATtgcagacaaacaaacaaaccactCACTACCTTATACAACACAGTTAAGAGAAGACTCACACGCACATTTCCACATTTCTTATACTCATATGGGGTGTGTACCCAGCAGACAGACCCCAGTGCACAACTACTACTACTAAAAACAGAAATGTATTTAAACTGTCAAGTGCAATTTATATATAGTAGATGGAAAGCTATTAAGgattatatccttttttaacatttccacaaacaaaacaacaaatcaactaaaaaaacaaacatcacaaaataataataattgcttTTACCTAcctataaattagtttattattttttagaaaatgttttaattgtctaaatttccttatttttaggtttaatcatgggtataaaaatctcactaaaaataataagaaaaaagcTCCCccgcaaaaaaataaacatagaaattacCATACAATAATAATTGGCTTAATgtgtttgaaacaaaaaattatgtatttgaaaaaacaaaaaaaaaatatgataatgTTATAAGATTGTTAAATCATTGTTGTCGTAAATGTACTACTTCATCAATTTATAACTATCAATGGCATTATTTtagaaacaaaccaaaaaaaaaaaaaatcaataaaaataaagcatAATTGTTagatgttacaaaaaaaaatattttagattttttattaaaactttcttttctattattatgtatataaaagtacAGAGGTTTTTGTAAAACTGTATAAAACCTCCTCGGATACTACTtacaataaatgtatttatttgaaaacttaaCTAACAACGTAGATAGACAACgtaaaacgtttaaaaaatattattggttttaaaaaagagagagataaaaatttacatatccATATCTTCCTCATCATCATTTTCatcatcttccatattttcatcaCCATTTGCTTGGTCTTCCTCATCGCCATCCTCTTCTCCCTCTTCCCATTCATCATCCGAAGATGATTTGTTGATGGCATCATCTATGTCGGAATTGGAGGAATctaaaggaaatatttttttgttataaaattaactATTTGCTGTATGTTTCAGTGTTTTGTGGGCGAACTTACCATCGTTGTCTTCGAATACTAGAACATTATCATTTTTTAGATTGTCCTCTTCTTGGGTATTACGTTTTATTTGACTGACCAACAATAGAAGGCGACCATTAAGTCTAGAAAGGGaaataattaattgattttaaaatgagTCGTggtaaaaaacattgaaatgatAATTCGATTCGATTTTATAAGATCTTTTAcgaaattatggaaataaaattcaatttagcGGAGTCCgttatagacccggttcggttgctatttaaaatcgagaaaatcgattcacaaatggctgagatataaggaaaaaaccaggacaatctcgatttttgatccatatctggatatctaatgatatttcGAATTCCTTTGTAACGacggccatagtaagttggacctataatgggtcaaaatcgggaaaaatattttttaacccgaattttttttcaccaaaaaaaattttgtaataaatttttttcactaataaatttcaaaaaaattaaattttttatttttaaattaaaacaaaaaataaatataaaaaatttatttttgaat
Proteins encoded in this region:
- the Pgi gene encoding glucose-6-phosphate isomerase, translated to MAGPLPLLTTEAVYKKLQEYYKANGDKINIKDLFAQDAERFNKFSLRISTPKDGDILLDYSKNRITPEVWSMLLELAKVRHVAEARDAMMSGAAINITENRAVLHIALRNRGDQEILVDGKNVMPDVRAELTHMKEFTNQVISGVWRGFTGKQITDVVNIGIGGSDLGPLMVTEALKPYCKGLHSHFVSNIDGTHMAEVLKKVNYETTLFIIASKTFTTQETITNATSAKNWLLEQTKDPAAVAKHFVALSTNKAKVTEFGIDSKNMFGFWDWVGGRYSLWSAIGLSICLSIGFENFEQLLEGAHFMDNHFKNAPFEKNAPVILAALGIWYSNFYNAETHALLPYDQYLHRFAAYFQQGDMESNGKFVTKTGSKVVDYNTGPIVWGEPGTNGQHAFYQLIHQGTRLIPCDFIAPAETQNPIAGGVHHKILLANFLAQTEALMAGKTPEQARAELVKSGLSGEKLEQLLPHKVFTGNRPTNSIVVKKVTPFILGALIAMYEHKIFTQGIIWDINSFDQWGVELGKQLAKAIEPELANKDVVTSHDASTNGLINFIKSNWS